The Agelaius phoeniceus isolate bAgePho1 chromosome 4, bAgePho1.hap1, whole genome shotgun sequence genome includes a region encoding these proteins:
- the HPF1 gene encoding histone PARylation factor 1 isoform X2 produces MASEKNGAVKKRRSNQADIPDSLCQEAETCYQLRLPEDFYQFWKFCEELDPEKPSDALVSSVGLKLVGPYDILAGKHKKAKSTDVNFNLHWRFFYDPPEFQTILVGDSRTQYHMGYFRDVPDELPVWVGANEAKKGCVISQVGDNVFAAVKLFLSKKLKEVADKKKNAVLRDIDEKLTRTAKELGYSLEQKTLKMKQRDKKVVTKAFHGAGLVVPVDKNDVGYRELPETNANLKKICKAIVDAPTDEERVKAFAPIQEMLTFVQFANDECDYGMGYELGMDLFCYGSHYFHKTVGQLLPLAYTLLKRNLFAEIIEQHLGSRREEDLDQLEP; encoded by the exons ATGGCG AGTGAAAAAAATGGAGCTGTCAAGAAGAGAAGATCAAACCAGGCAGATATTCCTGATAGTCTTTGCCAAGAAGCAGAAACATGCTATCAGCTTAGACTGCCTGAGGACTTCTACCAGTTTTGGAAGTTTTGTGAGGAGCTAGATCCTGAGAAACCAAGTG ATGCACTTGTGTCAAGTGTTGGACTTAAGCTGGTTGGACCATATGATATTCTTgctggaaaacacaaaaaagcaaaatcaacAGATGTGAACTTCAATCTTCATTGGAGATTCTTCTATGATCCCCCAGAATTTCAGACTATACTTGTTGGGGATAGCAGAACACAGTATCACATGGGATATTTCAG GGATGTGCCAGATGAGCTGCCAGTGTGGGTTGGTGCAAATGAAGCAAAGAAGGGTTGTGTGATTTCACAAGTTGGTGATAATGTCTTTGCTGCAGTCAA ATTATTTTTGTCAAAGAAACTTAAGGAAGTGgctgataaaaagaaaaatgctgttttgaGAGACATAGATGAAAAGCTAACAAGAACAGCAAAAGAACTGGGTTATTCTCTGGAACAAAAAACCCTGAAGATGAAACAGAGAGATAAGAAA GTGGTGACCAAAGCATTTCATGGAGCAGGCCTAGTGGTTCCTGTAGACAAAAATGATGTTGGATACAGAGAACTTCCTGAAACAAATG ctaatcttaaaaaaatttgTAAGGCCATTGTTGATGCTCCGACTGATGAGGAGAGAGTGAAGGCCTTTGCACCCATTCAAGAAATGCTGACCTTTGTCCAGTTTGCTAATGATGAATGTGATTATGGAATGGGATATGAGCTGGGCATGGACCTGTTTTGCTATGGATCACAT TACTTCCACAAGACGGTgggccagctgctgcccctggcttACACCCTGCTGAAGAGGAACCTCTTTGCCGAAATCATCGAGCAGCACCTGGGCAGCCGGCGGGAGGAGGACCTGGATCAGCTGGAGCCCTGA
- the HPF1 gene encoding histone PARylation factor 1 isoform X1 yields MLPAPHGPWRPPRGAGAAQARGRAGCGRRERMAGGGKRRPRGAAEPAGEQSEKNGAVKKRRSNQADIPDSLCQEAETCYQLRLPEDFYQFWKFCEELDPEKPSDALVSSVGLKLVGPYDILAGKHKKAKSTDVNFNLHWRFFYDPPEFQTILVGDSRTQYHMGYFRDVPDELPVWVGANEAKKGCVISQVGDNVFAAVKLFLSKKLKEVADKKKNAVLRDIDEKLTRTAKELGYSLEQKTLKMKQRDKKVVTKAFHGAGLVVPVDKNDVGYRELPETNANLKKICKAIVDAPTDEERVKAFAPIQEMLTFVQFANDECDYGMGYELGMDLFCYGSHYFHKTVGQLLPLAYTLLKRNLFAEIIEQHLGSRREEDLDQLEP; encoded by the exons ATGCTCCCGGCCCCTCACGGCCCCTGGCGGCCgccgcgcggggccggggctgcgcaGGCGCGGGGGCGCGCGGGATGCGGGCGGCGGGAGCGCATGGCAGGTGGCGGGAAGCGGAGGCCGCGCGGCGCGGCGGAACCGGCCGGAGAGCAG AGTGAAAAAAATGGAGCTGTCAAGAAGAGAAGATCAAACCAGGCAGATATTCCTGATAGTCTTTGCCAAGAAGCAGAAACATGCTATCAGCTTAGACTGCCTGAGGACTTCTACCAGTTTTGGAAGTTTTGTGAGGAGCTAGATCCTGAGAAACCAAGTG ATGCACTTGTGTCAAGTGTTGGACTTAAGCTGGTTGGACCATATGATATTCTTgctggaaaacacaaaaaagcaaaatcaacAGATGTGAACTTCAATCTTCATTGGAGATTCTTCTATGATCCCCCAGAATTTCAGACTATACTTGTTGGGGATAGCAGAACACAGTATCACATGGGATATTTCAG GGATGTGCCAGATGAGCTGCCAGTGTGGGTTGGTGCAAATGAAGCAAAGAAGGGTTGTGTGATTTCACAAGTTGGTGATAATGTCTTTGCTGCAGTCAA ATTATTTTTGTCAAAGAAACTTAAGGAAGTGgctgataaaaagaaaaatgctgttttgaGAGACATAGATGAAAAGCTAACAAGAACAGCAAAAGAACTGGGTTATTCTCTGGAACAAAAAACCCTGAAGATGAAACAGAGAGATAAGAAA GTGGTGACCAAAGCATTTCATGGAGCAGGCCTAGTGGTTCCTGTAGACAAAAATGATGTTGGATACAGAGAACTTCCTGAAACAAATG ctaatcttaaaaaaatttgTAAGGCCATTGTTGATGCTCCGACTGATGAGGAGAGAGTGAAGGCCTTTGCACCCATTCAAGAAATGCTGACCTTTGTCCAGTTTGCTAATGATGAATGTGATTATGGAATGGGATATGAGCTGGGCATGGACCTGTTTTGCTATGGATCACAT TACTTCCACAAGACGGTgggccagctgctgcccctggcttACACCCTGCTGAAGAGGAACCTCTTTGCCGAAATCATCGAGCAGCACCTGGGCAGCCGGCGGGAGGAGGACCTGGATCAGCTGGAGCCCTGA